One region of Quercus lobata isolate SW786 chromosome 2, ValleyOak3.0 Primary Assembly, whole genome shotgun sequence genomic DNA includes:
- the LOC115974550 gene encoding probable prolyl 4-hydroxylase 3 gives MAKGRYSRLHGKKWSTITLVLFMLFVLSLVLLMLLALGIVSLPISSDDSPPNDLSSFRRRIVTRSEGLGERKEQWTEILSWEPRAFIYHNFLSKEECEYMISLAKPHMKKSTVVDSKTGRSKDSRVRTSSGMFLRRGQDKFVRDIEKRIADFTFIPVEHGEGLQVLHYEAGQKYDAHFDYFLDEFNTKNGGQRIATLLMYLSDVEEGGETVFPAANQNFSSVPWWNELSECGKQGLSVKPKMGDALLFWSMRPDATLDPSSLHGGCPVIKGDKWSSTKWMHVEEYKI, from the exons ATGGCGAAAGGAAGGTACAGTCGGTTACATGGGAAGAAATGGTCGACGATTACGCTTGTGTTGTTCATGCTTTTCGTGCTCTCTCTTGTTCTTCTAATGCTTTTGGCTCTTGGGATCGTCTCGCTTCCAATCAGTAGCGATGATTCTCCACCGAATGATCTCAGCTCGTTTAGACGCAGGATTGTTACGAG gaGTGAAGGATTGGGAGAGAGGAAGGAGCAGTGGACTGAAATTCTTTCATGGGAGCCCAGGGCTTTCATTTATCACAATTTCTtg TCTAAGGAAGAATGTGAGTACATGATAAGTCTTGCTAAACCTCATATGAAAAAGTCGACTGTTGTTGATAGCAAAACTGGTCGGAGCAAAGATAGCAG GGTTCGTACAAGTTCTGGAATGTTTCTGAGGAGAGGGCAGGATAAATTTGTTAGGGATATAGAGAAAAGAATAGCAGACTTCACATTCATACCTGTTG AACACGGAGAGGGACTTCAAGTTCTCCACTATGAAGCAGGGCAGAAATACGACGCTCACTTCGATTATTTCCTTGATGAGTTCAATACTAAGAATGGGGGGCAACGGATTGCTACTCTTCTCATGTATCT GTCAGATGTTGAAGAAGGAGGCGAGACGGTGTTTCCTGCagcaaaccaaaattttagttctgTGCCATGGTGGAATGAGTTATCTGAATGTGGCAAACAGGGTCTCTCTGTCAAACCAAAAATGGGTGATGCATTGCTGTTTTGGAGCATGAGGCCTGATGCCACACTTGATCCTTCAAGTTTGCACG GTGGTTGCCCTGTGATTAAAGGGGACAAGTGGTCATCTACAAAGTGGATGCATGTTGAGGAGTACAAGATTTAA
- the LOC115974549 gene encoding RNA pseudouridine synthase 2, chloroplastic, with the protein MLSLYYYSSCSFSSSSKLFQTSPSLFSFSSRNPRIHSKFLRTFTAIPAAPNSDEGQQSLAGRRANYGGVNLEETVDINSGKLRLDSWISSRITGISRARVQSSIRSGLVSVNGRIVDKVSHNVKAGDMVNCTISELQPLRAEPENIPLDIVFEDEHVLVVNKPAHMVVHPAPGNASGTLVNGILHHCSLPFAAFSNEEILSDAEDISDDDLSIDKSPNELNFSISGASIRPGIVHRLDKGTSGLLVVAKDEHSHAHLSEQFKLHTIQRVYISLTSGIPSPIAGRVEVPIGRDVNNRIRMAAIPGSNNCRQARHAASRYKVIEILAAGGSALVEWRLETGRTHQIRAHAKYLGIPLLGDEVYGGTKSMALSLLRPRTAASHHGQLLQLVSGLERPCLHALALGFRHPHTMENVYFSCPPPADFAEILSQLRRMDLLA; encoded by the exons ATGCTCTCCCTCTATTACTACTCTTCttgctcattttcttcttcttcaaaactATTTCAAACCTCACCTTctctcttctccttctcctcTCGAAACCCTAGAATTCATTCTAAGTTTTTGAGAACCTTCACAGCCATTCCTGCTGCTCCAAACTCTGATGAAGGCCAACAATCCCTCGCCGGCCGGCGAGCCAATTACGGCGGAGTCAATCTGGAAGAGACGGTGGATATCAACTCAGGAAAGCTCAGGCTTGATTCTTGGATTTCTTCTCGCATTACCGGCATCAGTAGAGCTCGCGTCCAGTCCAGTATTCGCTCCGGCCTCGTCTCTGTCAATGGCCGCATTGTCGACAAG GTGTCACACAATGTCAAAGCTGGAGATATGGTAAATTGCACTATTTCAGAGTTGCAACCCTTGAGGGCTGAGCCAGAAAACATACCTTTGGATATAGTTTTTGAAGATGAGCATGTACTAGTCGTTAACAAGCCTGCACACATG GTTGTGCATCCAGCACCCGGGAATGCTTCTGGCACACTTGTTAATGGCATTCTTCATCATTGCAGTCTTCCATTTGCTGCATTTTCAAATGAGGAAATTCTTTCTGATGCTGAGGATATTTCTGATGATGATTTGAGTATTGATAAAAGTCCTAACGAGTTAAATTTTAGCATAAGTGGGGCATCTATTCGCCCAGGGATTGTTCACAGATTGGACAAAGGCACTAGTGGATTACTTGTTGTTGCAAAG GATGAACACTCACATGCCCATTTATCTGAACAATTTAAGCTACACACTATCCAAAGAGTATACATCAGTCTTACTTCTGGAATTCCATCTCCAATTGCTGGACGTGTTGAGGTGCCAATTGGTCGTGATGTAAATAATCGGATTCGTATGGCTGCTATACCTGGATCAAACAACTGTAGACAGGCCCGCCATGCTGCTAGTAG GTACAAAGTAATAGAAATACTTGCTGCCGGTGGTTCTGCATTGGTTGAGTGGAGATTAGAAACTGGACGCACTCATCAG ATACGTGCGCATGCAAAGTACTTGGGAATTCCTCTTTTAGGTGATGAGGTGTATGGAGGGACCAAGAGCATGGCCTTGTCACTGCTTCGGCCTAGAACTGCAGCAAGCCATCATGGGCAACTTTTGCAACTGGTTTCTGGATTGGAAAGGCCTTGCCTCCATGCTTTGGCCCTTGG GTTTAGGCACCCACACACGATGGAGAATGTGTACTTTTCATGCCCTCCACCTGCAGATTTTGCTGAAATCCTGAGCCAACTTCGTAGAATGGACTTGTTGGCTTAG